Proteins encoded by one window of Gambusia affinis linkage group LG17, SWU_Gaff_1.0, whole genome shotgun sequence:
- the LOC122847037 gene encoding splicing factor, arginine/serine-rich 19-like, with protein MRSALEFVKQQQRGREVGKHSKCPEKTDLTQPPPAHHGPTRPEPPPPAEPGPDKGSSLQEAQRHFCTETLNPSDSGSGFNSTEKQSEMGLLNVALLLVVLLTATMDAKPIRHRHDADIPDKNQPQRYLAELSEGSEESSEESSEEEEEEEEEEEEEEGVVTDAATVPPLLVVTTDPLTFTSGDGSTPEPVTANTAGPVIMVQETTPEPGTGVTADVTTADVVPTSLRATEMRGDI; from the exons ATGAGGTCTGCGCTGGAATTTgtcaagcagcagcagagaggaagagaagtgGGGAAACATTCAAAATG CCCAGAGAAGACCGATCTTACACAACCGCCGCCAGCCCATCACGGTCCGACCCGACCAGAACCCCCACCCCCTGCTGAGCCCGGCCCAGATAAAGGAAGCAGCCTGCAGGAAGCTCAGAGGCATTTCTGCACCGAAACTCTGAATCCGTCTGATTCAGGCTCAGGATTTAACTCAACAG AGAAACAATCAGAGATGGGGCTGCTGAACGTTGCTCTGCTCCTCGTTGTTCTCCTCACGGCGACGATGGACGCTAAACCA ATCCGCCACCGACACGACGCCGACATCCCCGACAAGAACCAGCCGCAGCGATACCTGGCGGAGCTTTCCGAAGGGTCCGAGGAATCCTCCGAGGAGTCCtccgaggaagaggaggaggaggaagaggaggaagaggaggaggagggagttGTGACGGACGCCGCCACCGTCCCGCCCCTGCTGGTCGTGACCACGGATCCTCTGACGTTCACCTCGGGAGACGGCAGCACGCCGGAGCCGGTCACGGCCAACACGGCCGGGCCGGTGATCATGGTCCAGGAGACGACGCCAGAACCGGGGACGGGCGTGACCGCTGACGTCACCACCGCGGACGTGGTACCGACGTCACTAAGAGCTACGGAAATGAGGGGAGATATCTGA
- the spp1 gene encoding osteopontin → MKVAIVFVLLFATVLCRPARKLSNSESSDSSEEVVRRPARPAIRKQQLALPKSRSAPVKNVVAPAKSASDESEDASDETEEAAAGLPVQVKSGVAGSPADTSSVTSEDSDDSDDDHDDDKDESDTDEEDSDSQSGESSTPVPVTVTPTPGVVESETTQEPIEPTVVTDPDAGRGDSLTGLTEDYKTTVFVDKKSYQKGPDPYKSYEIVGKKVAYDMTKGNEVEKYPKVYKAFQIHSDIVEEDTSTPEVETQGLDASSGLSQDQDVKVRQAAVPAEDDSASSGASTTNDSESSSTPEEEEEEEGASSPSDSASAESEDAQSSEEATATPGAADSDSDEDDSVEGDSDEDGAGPNPTDMPVVVTAK, encoded by the exons ATGAAGGTGGCCATTGTTTTCGTCCTGCTCTTCGCCACAGTTCTCTGCCGACCG GCGAGAAAACTCTCTAACAGCGAAAGCTCTGACAGCTCTGAGGAGGTG GTGAGAAGACCAGCGCGACCGGCCATCAGAAAACAGCAACTGGCTCTTCCTAAGTCACGATCGGCTCCAGTTAag AATGTTGTAGCTCCAGCTAAGTCTGCATCAGATGAGAGTGAAGATGCTTCAGATGAAACTGAG GAGGCGGCGGCTGGGCTTCCAGTACAGGTCAAATCTGGTGTTGCAGGTTCACCTGCAGATACCAGTTCAGTCACCAGTGAGGATAGCGATGACAGCGATGATGACCATGACGACGACAAAGATGAGAGT GACACAGATGAGGAGGACTCAGACTCACAGTCTGGAGAGTCGTCCACTCCTGTACCCGTCACCGTCACCCCAACACCCGGCGTCGTCGAGTCGGAGACGACTCAAGAACCCATCGAGCCGACTGTTGTCACCGACCCCGACGCTGGCCGCGGGGACAGTTTGACAGGACTCACTGAGGACTACAAGACCACCGTCTTTGTGGATAAGAAATCCTACCAGAAGGGTCCCGACCCATACAAATCCTACGAGATTGTTGGCAAGAAGGTGGCCTATGACATGACTAAAGGCAACGAGGTGGAGAAGTACCCAAAGGTTTATAAG GCTTTCCAGATCCACTCTGACATTGTGGAAGAAGACACCAGCACCCCAGAGGTGGAGACCCAGGGCCTGGACGCCTCTTCTGGACTCTCTCAGGACCAGGACGTCAAAGTCCGGCAGGCCGCCGTTCCCGCTGAGGACGACAGCGCCAGCAGCGGGGCATCCACCACCAACGACAGCGAAAGCAGCAGCActccagaggaagaggaggaagaggaaggcgCCAGCTCCCCTAGTGACAGCGCCAGCGCCGAATCCGAGGACGCCCAGAGCAGCGAGGAGGCCACCGCCACGCCCGGCGCCGCCGACAGCGACTCGGACGAAGACGACAGCGTGGAAGGCGACTCGGACGAGGACGGGGCGGGACCTAACCCCACCGACATGCCGGTAGTCGTCACCGCCAAGTAA